One window of the Benincasa hispida cultivar B227 chromosome 3, ASM972705v1, whole genome shotgun sequence genome contains the following:
- the LOC120073737 gene encoding transcription factor GTE12 isoform X3, with the protein MIATETIVPSKKLKIKFAGKRVEDHLGSQSCELGKLVGQKLSFMGRNGLKMDGSGTFKYSLNAFSNGKTVAAACCKSKSSITITEKRRATEDIESPREKKQKLDRGTTQQCSSILRTLMTHRFGWVFNQPVDPVALKIPDYFSIITDPMDLGTVKSKLERNLYQASEEFAADIRLTFSNAMLYNPPGNHVHKIAKELLEIFEKKWRLPKEKWVGGRSNFQREKPSNGPPGEKISRTPSSHGSLLNKKSTGPEENVSKPPSNVNGAEVDRAKTLPTCAPKPPRKNFHTGTETGSKHASSSFDKQTARHKCMGSGSMACHCCSSSNLGHASSGGENPGVNDPCRRDSQTSSLSASHTSKSDTDSDACSTPIFDVQLSPKKALRAAMLKSRFAETILKAQQKTLLDLGDKVDQLKIQQEKERLERKQREERERIEAQIKAADTALRLKAEAEKKQQRERDREAARIALQKIERTVDLDQNLEILKELEELCGGFLFLQYHHRAMVSRSLDEGQLENPLERLGLFIKDEFLDDDDETIYSEIFSRS; encoded by the exons ATGATTGCCACTGAAACCATTGTACCGAGCAAAAAGctgaaaattaaatttgctGGTAAACGAGTTGAAGATCATCTGGGTTCACAATCTTGTGAACTTGGGAAGCTTGTAGGCCAAAAATTGTCTTTTATGGGCAGGAATGGGTTGAAGATGGATGGCAGTGgcacattcaaatattcattgAATGCTTTTAGTAATGGTAAGACCGTTGCTGCTGCCTGTTGCAAGTCGAAATCTTCTATCACGATCACTGAAAAGCGCAGAGCAACTGAGGATATAGAATCTCCAAGAGAGAAGAAGCAGAAGTTGGACCGGGGTACTACACAACAATGCTCTTCAATTTTAAGAACACTTATGACCCACCGATTTGGTTGGGTTTTCAACCAGCCTGTGGATCCTGTGGCATTGAAGATTCCTGATTACTTCTCAATCATCACTGATCCTATGGATTTGGGAACTGTTAAATCCAAACTAGAGAGAAATTTGTATCAGGCAAGTGAAGAATTTGCAGCTGATATTAGACTGACATTTTCTAATGCCATGCTTTACAATCCTCCTGGTAACCATGTTCATAAGATAGCAAAGGAGCTGCTCGAAATTTTTGAGAAGAAGTGGAGACTGCCAAAGGAAAAATGGGTTGGTGGAAGATCAAATTTTCAGCGAGAAAAACCTTCAAATGGACCACCAGGAGAAAAGATTTCCCGAACTCCATCATCACATGGttctttattgaataaaaagtcGACAGGACCTGAAGAGAATGTTAGTAAGCCACCTTCAAATGTAAATGGTGCTGAG GTTGATCGTGCTAAAACACTTCCAACTTGTGCACCCAAGCCTCCCAGGAAGAACTTTCATACAG GCACAGAAACTGGCAGTAAACATGCTTCTAGCTCCTTTGACAAGCAAACAGCGAGACATAAGTGTATGGGAAGTGGTAGCATGGCATGCCACTGCTGCTCTTCTTCCAATTTAGGCCATGCATCCTCTGGTG GAGAAAATCCAGGGGTCAATGATCCTTGCAGACGG GATTCTCAAACAAGTAGCTTGTCAGCTTCCCATACGTCCAAGTCAGATACAGATTCCGATG CGTGCTCTACCCCAATTTTTGATGTACAACTTTCACCCAAAAAGGCTCTTCGTGCTGCAATGCTGAAGAGTCGCTTTGCTGAAACTATTTTGAAAGCACAACAGAAGACACTTCTTGATCTT GGTGATAAAGTTGATCAACTGAAGATTCAACAAGAGAAGGAGAGATTAGAAAGGAAGCAGCGTGAAG AGAGAGAACGTATAGAAGCACAAATAAAGGCTGCTGACACGGCCTTGCGATTAAAAGCAGAGGCCGAGAAGAAACAGCAGCGAGAAAGAGACAGAGAAGCTGCTCGCATTGCTCTTCAGAAG ATCGAAAGAACTGTTGATCTGGACCAAAATCTTGAGATTCTAAAGGAGCTGGAAGAGCTCTGTGGAGGATTCTTATTCCTCCAATATCATCACCGTGCAATGGTGAGTAGGTCATTAGATGAGGGCCAGTTGGAAAACCCATTAGAACGACTCGGTTTGTTTATCAAGGATGAATTCCTGGACGACGATGATGAAACCATCTACAGTGAAATTTTTTCCAGAAGTTGA
- the LOC120073737 gene encoding transcription factor GTE12 isoform X1, translating into MIATETIVPSKKLKIKFAGKRVEDHLGSQSCELGKLVGQKLSFMGRNGLKMDGSGTFKYSLNAFSNGKTVAAACCKSKSSITITEKRRATEDIESPREKKQKLDRGTTQQCSSILRTLMTHRFGWVFNQPVDPVALKIPDYFSIITDPMDLGTVKSKLERNLYQASEEFAADIRLTFSNAMLYNPPGNHVHKIAKELLEIFEKKWRLPKEKWVGGRSNFQREKPSNGPPGEKISRTPSSHGSLLNKKSTGPEENVSKPPSNVNGAEVDRAKTLPTCAPKPPRKNFHTGTETGSKHASSSFDKQTARHKCMGSGSMACHCCSSSNLGHASSGGENPGVNDPCRRDSQTSSLSASHTSKSDTDSDGIRSVLEDEGKPPCDQSLTCGANFTAESCSTPIFDVQLSPKKALRAAMLKSRFAETILKAQQKTLLDLGDKVDQLKIQQEKERLERKQREERERIEAQIKAADTALRLKAEAEKKQQRERDREAARIALQKIERTVDLDQNLEILKELEELCGGFLFLQYHHRAMVSRSLDEGQLENPLERLGLFIKDEFLDDDDETIYSEIFSRS; encoded by the exons ATGATTGCCACTGAAACCATTGTACCGAGCAAAAAGctgaaaattaaatttgctGGTAAACGAGTTGAAGATCATCTGGGTTCACAATCTTGTGAACTTGGGAAGCTTGTAGGCCAAAAATTGTCTTTTATGGGCAGGAATGGGTTGAAGATGGATGGCAGTGgcacattcaaatattcattgAATGCTTTTAGTAATGGTAAGACCGTTGCTGCTGCCTGTTGCAAGTCGAAATCTTCTATCACGATCACTGAAAAGCGCAGAGCAACTGAGGATATAGAATCTCCAAGAGAGAAGAAGCAGAAGTTGGACCGGGGTACTACACAACAATGCTCTTCAATTTTAAGAACACTTATGACCCACCGATTTGGTTGGGTTTTCAACCAGCCTGTGGATCCTGTGGCATTGAAGATTCCTGATTACTTCTCAATCATCACTGATCCTATGGATTTGGGAACTGTTAAATCCAAACTAGAGAGAAATTTGTATCAGGCAAGTGAAGAATTTGCAGCTGATATTAGACTGACATTTTCTAATGCCATGCTTTACAATCCTCCTGGTAACCATGTTCATAAGATAGCAAAGGAGCTGCTCGAAATTTTTGAGAAGAAGTGGAGACTGCCAAAGGAAAAATGGGTTGGTGGAAGATCAAATTTTCAGCGAGAAAAACCTTCAAATGGACCACCAGGAGAAAAGATTTCCCGAACTCCATCATCACATGGttctttattgaataaaaagtcGACAGGACCTGAAGAGAATGTTAGTAAGCCACCTTCAAATGTAAATGGTGCTGAG GTTGATCGTGCTAAAACACTTCCAACTTGTGCACCCAAGCCTCCCAGGAAGAACTTTCATACAG GCACAGAAACTGGCAGTAAACATGCTTCTAGCTCCTTTGACAAGCAAACAGCGAGACATAAGTGTATGGGAAGTGGTAGCATGGCATGCCACTGCTGCTCTTCTTCCAATTTAGGCCATGCATCCTCTGGTG GAGAAAATCCAGGGGTCAATGATCCTTGCAGACGG GATTCTCAAACAAGTAGCTTGTCAGCTTCCCATACGTCCAAGTCAGATACAGATTCCGATG GGATTAGAAGTGTTTTGGAGGATGAAGGAAAACCTCCTTGTGATCAGTCTTTGACCTGTGGGGCAAATTTTACTGCAGAAT CGTGCTCTACCCCAATTTTTGATGTACAACTTTCACCCAAAAAGGCTCTTCGTGCTGCAATGCTGAAGAGTCGCTTTGCTGAAACTATTTTGAAAGCACAACAGAAGACACTTCTTGATCTT GGTGATAAAGTTGATCAACTGAAGATTCAACAAGAGAAGGAGAGATTAGAAAGGAAGCAGCGTGAAG AGAGAGAACGTATAGAAGCACAAATAAAGGCTGCTGACACGGCCTTGCGATTAAAAGCAGAGGCCGAGAAGAAACAGCAGCGAGAAAGAGACAGAGAAGCTGCTCGCATTGCTCTTCAGAAG ATCGAAAGAACTGTTGATCTGGACCAAAATCTTGAGATTCTAAAGGAGCTGGAAGAGCTCTGTGGAGGATTCTTATTCCTCCAATATCATCACCGTGCAATGGTGAGTAGGTCATTAGATGAGGGCCAGTTGGAAAACCCATTAGAACGACTCGGTTTGTTTATCAAGGATGAATTCCTGGACGACGATGATGAAACCATCTACAGTGAAATTTTTTCCAGAAGTTGA
- the LOC120073737 gene encoding transcription factor GTE12 isoform X2, translated as MIATETIVPSKKLKIKFAGKRVEDHLGSQSCELGKLVGQKLSFMGRNGLKMDGSGTFKYSLNAFSNGKTVAAACCKSKSSITITEKRRATEDIESPREKKQKLDRGTTQQCSSILRTLMTHRFGWVFNQPVDPVALKIPDYFSIITDPMDLGTVKSKLERNLYQASEEFAADIRLTFSNAMLYNPPGNHVHKIAKELLEIFEKKWRLPKEKWVGGRSNFQREKPSNGPPGEKISRTPSSHGSLLNKKSTGPEENVSKPPSNVNGAEVDRAKTLPTCAPKPPRKNFHTETGSKHASSSFDKQTARHKCMGSGSMACHCCSSSNLGHASSGGENPGVNDPCRRDSQTSSLSASHTSKSDTDSDGIRSVLEDEGKPPCDQSLTCGANFTAESCSTPIFDVQLSPKKALRAAMLKSRFAETILKAQQKTLLDLGDKVDQLKIQQEKERLERKQREERERIEAQIKAADTALRLKAEAEKKQQRERDREAARIALQKIERTVDLDQNLEILKELEELCGGFLFLQYHHRAMVSRSLDEGQLENPLERLGLFIKDEFLDDDDETIYSEIFSRS; from the exons ATGATTGCCACTGAAACCATTGTACCGAGCAAAAAGctgaaaattaaatttgctGGTAAACGAGTTGAAGATCATCTGGGTTCACAATCTTGTGAACTTGGGAAGCTTGTAGGCCAAAAATTGTCTTTTATGGGCAGGAATGGGTTGAAGATGGATGGCAGTGgcacattcaaatattcattgAATGCTTTTAGTAATGGTAAGACCGTTGCTGCTGCCTGTTGCAAGTCGAAATCTTCTATCACGATCACTGAAAAGCGCAGAGCAACTGAGGATATAGAATCTCCAAGAGAGAAGAAGCAGAAGTTGGACCGGGGTACTACACAACAATGCTCTTCAATTTTAAGAACACTTATGACCCACCGATTTGGTTGGGTTTTCAACCAGCCTGTGGATCCTGTGGCATTGAAGATTCCTGATTACTTCTCAATCATCACTGATCCTATGGATTTGGGAACTGTTAAATCCAAACTAGAGAGAAATTTGTATCAGGCAAGTGAAGAATTTGCAGCTGATATTAGACTGACATTTTCTAATGCCATGCTTTACAATCCTCCTGGTAACCATGTTCATAAGATAGCAAAGGAGCTGCTCGAAATTTTTGAGAAGAAGTGGAGACTGCCAAAGGAAAAATGGGTTGGTGGAAGATCAAATTTTCAGCGAGAAAAACCTTCAAATGGACCACCAGGAGAAAAGATTTCCCGAACTCCATCATCACATGGttctttattgaataaaaagtcGACAGGACCTGAAGAGAATGTTAGTAAGCCACCTTCAAATGTAAATGGTGCTGAG GTTGATCGTGCTAAAACACTTCCAACTTGTGCACCCAAGCCTCCCAGGAAGAACTTTCATACAG AAACTGGCAGTAAACATGCTTCTAGCTCCTTTGACAAGCAAACAGCGAGACATAAGTGTATGGGAAGTGGTAGCATGGCATGCCACTGCTGCTCTTCTTCCAATTTAGGCCATGCATCCTCTGGTG GAGAAAATCCAGGGGTCAATGATCCTTGCAGACGG GATTCTCAAACAAGTAGCTTGTCAGCTTCCCATACGTCCAAGTCAGATACAGATTCCGATG GGATTAGAAGTGTTTTGGAGGATGAAGGAAAACCTCCTTGTGATCAGTCTTTGACCTGTGGGGCAAATTTTACTGCAGAAT CGTGCTCTACCCCAATTTTTGATGTACAACTTTCACCCAAAAAGGCTCTTCGTGCTGCAATGCTGAAGAGTCGCTTTGCTGAAACTATTTTGAAAGCACAACAGAAGACACTTCTTGATCTT GGTGATAAAGTTGATCAACTGAAGATTCAACAAGAGAAGGAGAGATTAGAAAGGAAGCAGCGTGAAG AGAGAGAACGTATAGAAGCACAAATAAAGGCTGCTGACACGGCCTTGCGATTAAAAGCAGAGGCCGAGAAGAAACAGCAGCGAGAAAGAGACAGAGAAGCTGCTCGCATTGCTCTTCAGAAG ATCGAAAGAACTGTTGATCTGGACCAAAATCTTGAGATTCTAAAGGAGCTGGAAGAGCTCTGTGGAGGATTCTTATTCCTCCAATATCATCACCGTGCAATGGTGAGTAGGTCATTAGATGAGGGCCAGTTGGAAAACCCATTAGAACGACTCGGTTTGTTTATCAAGGATGAATTCCTGGACGACGATGATGAAACCATCTACAGTGAAATTTTTTCCAGAAGTTGA